A single genomic interval of Croceibacter atlanticus HTCC2559 harbors:
- a CDS encoding DUF6588 family protein, translated as MKRYFTLILLLVVNCKLCSQSSNVDEVVTDFLIISRAYVTPGAEAAIHQSSAGWFNSAKPLSKWQYNVSLHGNVLFLPESKKTAQVSNSQFTNLYLQDGTETATIPTALGDDSAIFFEGTVFDEDFEFQALEGINENEFVYGFIQATVGLPYGTQFSVRYAPSININNVDYLVYGLGLQHNVSQYFKSPKQFHLALQATYSNFKFDINYDPVEIPGVTFNTIRVLSNSILVQAIASKRLHYFEPLLALGFTSSTFRYELGGDGEALLRALNTALKDLDDTKVNPTANLGFNLYFGKLNFQTIATLGAFINLNVSVNYAIN; from the coding sequence TTGAAACGTTACTTCACTCTTATACTACTCTTAGTTGTAAACTGTAAACTATGTTCGCAATCCTCAAATGTAGATGAGGTTGTTACAGATTTTTTAATTATTTCCAGAGCCTATGTCACGCCAGGCGCAGAAGCCGCAATACATCAATCTTCTGCAGGATGGTTTAATAGCGCAAAACCACTAAGCAAATGGCAGTATAACGTATCACTACACGGCAACGTTTTATTTTTACCAGAGAGTAAAAAAACAGCACAGGTGAGTAATTCTCAATTTACCAACCTTTACTTACAAGATGGAACAGAGACAGCTACTATTCCTACTGCTTTAGGAGATGATAGTGCTATATTTTTTGAAGGTACTGTTTTCGATGAGGATTTTGAGTTTCAAGCGTTAGAAGGCATAAATGAAAACGAGTTCGTTTATGGATTTATTCAGGCTACTGTTGGTTTGCCCTATGGCACACAATTTTCTGTGCGCTATGCACCTAGTATAAATATTAATAATGTAGATTACTTAGTGTATGGTTTAGGTTTACAACATAACGTATCACAATATTTTAAATCACCTAAACAATTTCATTTAGCGTTACAAGCAACCTATTCTAATTTTAAGTTCGATATAAATTATGATCCAGTTGAAATTCCTGGTGTAACCTTTAATACTATTCGCGTCCTTTCTAACTCTATATTAGTACAAGCTATTGCTAGTAAACGTTTGCACTATTTTGAGCCATTGTTAGCTTTAGGATTTACATCCTCAACATTTAGATATGAACTTGGTGGCGATGGTGAAGCACTTTTGAGAGCCTTAAATACAGCATTAAAAGATTTAGATGATACGAAAGTAAACCCTACAGCAAACCTTGGGTTTAATCTTTATTTTGGTAAACTTAACTTTCAAACAATAGCAACGTTAGGAGCTTTTATAAATTTAAACGTTAGTGTTAAT